Proteins encoded by one window of Pecten maximus chromosome 15, xPecMax1.1, whole genome shotgun sequence:
- the LOC117344245 gene encoding uncharacterized protein LOC117344245: MALLNTLCLLLVMVYSVQTYYYRTYCTSSSDCRRGQCCRGREGQVIGGDTTLTPQTGICATYNNDRQLLDDGCGCGCAKGSLCYREVTGVCCAPFTCQDADYVRERQAFWKNCIRDPNCQLPPVVRPQEGELTRK; this comes from the exons ATGGCACTGTTAAATACACTGTGTTTACTTCTA GTGATGGTTTACTCGGTACAGACATACTATTACCGAACCTACTGTACTTCTAGTTCGGACTGCAGACGGGGCCAATGTTGCAGGGGAAGGGAAGGTCAGGTTATAGGAGGCGATACCACTCTCACTCCACAGACAG gtaTTTGTGCCACGTACAATAACGACAGGCAATTGTTGGATGACGGATGTGGTTGTGGATGTGCCAAAG GTTCTCTGTGTTACCGCGAAGTAACTGGCGTATGTTGCGCTCCCTTTACTTGCCAAGATGCTGATTATGTTCGTGAAAGACAAGCATTTTGGAAAAACTGCATTAGGGACCCAAACTGTCAACTTCCGCCTGTTGTCAGACCACAAGAAGGGGAATTGACACGCAAATAG